One window of Burkholderia vietnamiensis LMG 10929 genomic DNA carries:
- a CDS encoding indolepyruvate ferredoxin oxidoreductase family protein: MNAPLDAGQRASLEAALKSVTLDDKYTLERGRAYMSGIQALVRLPMLQQERDRAAGLNTAGFISGYRGSPLGGLDLSLWKAKQHLAAHQIVFQPGLNEDLAATAVWGSQQVNLYPGAKYDGVFGMWYGKGPGVDRTGDVFKHANSAGSSAHGGVLVLAGDDHAAKSSTLAHQSEHIFKACGLPVLFPSNVQEYLDFGLHGWAMSRYSGLWVALKCVTDVVESSASVDIDPHRTDIVLPTDFVLPEGGLNIRWPDPPLVQEARLLDYKWYAALAYVRANKLDRIEIDSPNARFGIMTAGKAYLDVRQALTDLGLDDDTCARIGIRLYKVGCVWPLEAQGAQAFARGLDEILVVEEKRQILEYAIKEELYNWPDAQRPRVFGKFDEKDGAGGEWSVPMGNWLLPAHYELSPAIIAKAIATRLDKFELPSDVRARIAARLAVINAKEMALAKPHVQTERKPWFCSGCPHNTSTNVPEGSRAIAGIGCHYMTVWMDRNTSTFSQMGGEGVPWIGQAPFTDEKHVFANLGDGTYFHSGLLAVRAAISSKANITYKILYNDAVAMTGGQPVDGVLTVPQITHQLASEGAKRIVIVTDEPEKYDSQKALLAPGVTVHHRDQLDDVQRELREIAGTTILIYDQTCATEKRRRRKRGTYPDPAKRVVINDAVCEGCGDCSVKSNCLSVEPLETEFGTKRQINQSSCNKDFSCVKGFCPSFVTVEGGQLKKPKAVAVDGGALPPIPEPALPAIDRAYGVLVTGVGGTGVVTIGALLGMAAHLENKGVTVLDVTGLAQKGGAVMSHVQISHAPTDIHATRIAMGEADLVIGCDAIVTAGDECTSRMRRDATRVVVNSAQTPTAEFIKNPNWTFPGLSAENDIRAAAGEAVDFIDANRFAVALLGDAIYTNPFVLGYAWQKGWLPLTLASLERAIELNAVSVEKNRAAFDWGRRAAHDLASVKQAAAGAAGAAQRATVIALHTKKAVDALIAKRVEFLTAYQNAAYAARYAAFVDKVRAAERALADGDAAQEPLTEAVARNLFKLMAYKDEYEVARLQSDPAFVARLSSQFEGDWKLKFHLAPPLFAKKDAHGHLVKKAYGPWMLSAFRLLAKAKFLRGTGLDPFGRTEERRTERALIGEYEALIDEVLGRLNAANRPLALELAALPDGIRGFGHVKENNLRAVRQKWDALLAKWRSPAGGQSHQQVA, from the coding sequence ATGAATGCCCCGCTAGACGCAGGCCAACGCGCGTCGCTTGAAGCCGCGCTGAAGTCCGTCACGCTTGACGACAAATACACGCTCGAACGCGGCCGCGCGTACATGAGCGGCATCCAGGCGCTCGTCCGGCTGCCGATGCTACAGCAGGAACGCGACCGCGCCGCCGGCCTGAACACGGCCGGCTTCATCTCCGGCTACCGCGGCTCGCCGCTCGGCGGCCTCGACCTCTCGCTCTGGAAGGCCAAGCAGCATCTCGCCGCGCACCAGATCGTGTTCCAGCCCGGCCTGAACGAAGATCTCGCCGCCACCGCCGTGTGGGGCTCCCAGCAGGTGAACCTGTACCCCGGCGCGAAGTACGACGGCGTATTCGGCATGTGGTACGGCAAAGGCCCGGGCGTCGACCGCACCGGCGACGTGTTCAAGCATGCGAACTCGGCCGGCTCGTCCGCGCACGGCGGCGTGCTCGTGCTCGCCGGCGACGATCACGCCGCGAAATCCTCGACGCTCGCGCATCAGTCGGAACACATCTTCAAGGCCTGCGGGCTGCCGGTGCTGTTTCCGTCCAACGTGCAGGAATATCTCGACTTCGGCCTGCACGGCTGGGCGATGAGCCGCTACTCGGGGCTGTGGGTCGCGCTCAAGTGCGTGACGGACGTCGTCGAATCGTCGGCATCGGTCGACATCGACCCGCATCGCACCGACATCGTGCTGCCGACCGACTTCGTGCTGCCGGAAGGCGGCCTGAACATCCGCTGGCCGGACCCGCCGCTCGTGCAGGAAGCGCGGTTGCTCGACTACAAGTGGTACGCGGCGCTCGCGTACGTGCGCGCGAACAAGCTCGATCGGATCGAGATCGACTCGCCGAATGCCCGCTTCGGGATCATGACGGCCGGCAAGGCCTACCTCGACGTGCGTCAGGCGCTGACCGACCTCGGCCTCGACGACGACACCTGCGCGCGGATCGGCATCCGCCTGTACAAGGTCGGCTGTGTGTGGCCACTCGAAGCGCAGGGCGCGCAGGCGTTCGCGCGCGGCCTCGACGAAATCCTGGTCGTCGAGGAAAAGCGCCAGATCCTCGAATACGCGATCAAGGAAGAGCTGTACAACTGGCCCGACGCGCAGCGCCCGCGCGTGTTCGGCAAGTTCGACGAAAAGGACGGCGCCGGCGGCGAATGGTCGGTGCCGATGGGCAACTGGCTGCTGCCCGCGCATTACGAGCTGTCGCCCGCGATCATCGCGAAGGCGATCGCGACGCGCCTCGACAAGTTCGAGCTGCCGTCCGACGTGCGCGCGCGCATCGCCGCGCGGCTCGCGGTGATCAACGCGAAGGAAATGGCGCTCGCGAAGCCGCACGTGCAGACCGAACGCAAGCCGTGGTTCTGCTCGGGCTGCCCGCACAACACGTCGACCAACGTGCCGGAAGGCTCGCGCGCGATCGCCGGGATCGGCTGCCATTACATGACGGTCTGGATGGACCGCAACACGAGCACCTTCAGCCAGATGGGCGGCGAAGGCGTGCCGTGGATCGGCCAGGCGCCGTTTACCGACGAGAAGCACGTGTTCGCGAACCTCGGCGACGGCACCTACTTCCACTCGGGCCTGCTGGCGGTGCGCGCGGCGATCTCGTCGAAGGCGAACATCACCTACAAGATCCTCTACAACGACGCGGTCGCGATGACGGGCGGCCAGCCGGTCGACGGCGTGCTGACGGTGCCGCAGATCACGCACCAGCTCGCGTCCGAAGGCGCGAAGCGGATCGTGATCGTCACCGACGAGCCGGAAAAGTACGACAGCCAGAAGGCGCTGCTCGCGCCCGGCGTGACGGTCCATCACCGCGACCAGCTCGACGACGTGCAGCGCGAGTTGCGCGAGATCGCAGGCACGACGATCCTGATCTACGACCAGACCTGCGCGACCGAGAAGCGCCGTCGCCGCAAGCGCGGCACGTATCCCGACCCGGCGAAGCGCGTCGTGATCAACGATGCGGTATGCGAAGGCTGCGGCGACTGCTCGGTGAAGTCGAACTGCCTGTCGGTCGAGCCGCTCGAAACGGAATTCGGCACGAAGCGCCAGATCAATCAGTCGAGCTGCAACAAGGATTTCTCCTGTGTGAAGGGGTTCTGCCCGAGCTTCGTCACGGTCGAAGGCGGCCAGTTGAAGAAGCCGAAGGCGGTGGCCGTCGACGGCGGCGCGCTGCCGCCGATCCCGGAGCCGGCGCTGCCGGCGATCGACCGCGCCTACGGCGTGCTCGTGACCGGCGTGGGCGGCACCGGCGTCGTCACGATCGGCGCACTGCTCGGGATGGCCGCGCACCTGGAGAACAAGGGCGTGACCGTGCTCGACGTCACCGGCCTCGCGCAGAAGGGCGGCGCGGTGATGAGCCATGTGCAGATCTCGCATGCGCCGACCGACATCCATGCGACGCGGATCGCGATGGGCGAGGCCGACCTCGTGATCGGCTGCGACGCGATCGTCACGGCCGGCGACGAATGCACGTCGCGGATGCGGCGCGATGCGACGCGCGTCGTCGTGAACAGCGCGCAAACGCCGACCGCCGAGTTCATCAAGAACCCGAACTGGACGTTCCCGGGCTTGTCGGCCGAGAACGACATTCGCGCGGCGGCCGGCGAAGCCGTCGACTTCATCGACGCCAACCGCTTCGCGGTCGCGCTGCTCGGCGATGCGATCTACACGAACCCGTTCGTGCTCGGCTACGCGTGGCAGAAAGGCTGGCTGCCGCTCACGCTCGCGTCGCTCGAACGGGCGATCGAGCTGAACGCGGTGTCGGTCGAGAAGAACCGCGCCGCATTCGACTGGGGCCGCCGCGCGGCGCACGACCTGGCGAGCGTGAAGCAGGCGGCCGCCGGCGCCGCGGGCGCCGCGCAACGCGCCACCGTGATCGCGCTGCACACGAAGAAGGCGGTCGATGCGCTGATCGCGAAGCGCGTGGAGTTCCTCACCGCTTACCAGAACGCCGCATATGCGGCGCGCTATGCGGCCTTCGTCGACAAGGTGCGCGCGGCCGAACGGGCGCTTGCCGACGGCGACGCCGCGCAGGAGCCGCTGACCGAAGCAGTCGCGCGCAACCTGTTCAAGCTGATGGCGTACAAGGACGAATACGAGGTCGCGCGCCTGCAGTCCGATCCGGCGTTCGTCGCGCGTCTGTCGTCGCAGTTCGAAGGCGACTGGAAGCTGAAATTCCACCTCGCGCCACCGCTGTTCGCGAAGAAGGACGCGCACGGCCATCTCGTGAAGAAGGCGTACGGCCCGTGGATGCTGTCGGCGTTCCGCCTGCTCGCGAAGGCGAAGTTCCTGCGCGGCACCGGCCTCGATCCGTTCGGACGCACCGAGGAGCGCCGCACCGAGCGCGCGCTGATCGGCGAGTACGAGGCGCTGATCGACGAAGTGCTGGGCCGGCTGAACGCGGCCAACCGCCCGCTCGCGCTCGAGCTGGCCGCGCTGCCGGACGGCATCCGCGGGTTCGGCCACGTGAAGGAGAACAACCTGCGCGCGGTGCGCCAGAAGTGGGATGCGCTGCTGGCGAAGTGGCGCTCACCGGCCGGCGGGCAGTCGCACCAGCAGGTCGCGTAA
- the hppD gene encoding 4-hydroxyphenylpyruvate dioxygenase, producing MQIPNWDNPVGTDGFEFIEYTAPDPKALGQLFERMGFTAIARHRHKDVTVYRQGDINFIINAEPDSFAQRFARLHGPSICAIAFRVQDAAKAYRHALELGAWGFDNKTGPMELNIPAIKGIGDSLIYFVDRWRGKNGAQPGAIGDISIYDVDFEPIPGANPNPVGHGLTYIDHLTHNVHRGRMQEWAEFYERLFNFREVRYFDIEGKVTGVKSKAMTSPCGKIRIPINEEGSDTAGQIQEYLDAYHGEGIQHIALGTNDIYGAVDGLRGKGVKLLDTIDTYYELVDRRVPNHGESLDELKKRKILIDGARDDLLLQIFTENQIGPIFFEIIQRKGNQGFGEGNFKALFESIELDQIRRGVVQDKA from the coding sequence ATGCAGATCCCCAACTGGGACAACCCCGTCGGTACCGACGGCTTCGAATTCATCGAATACACGGCGCCGGATCCGAAAGCGCTCGGACAGTTGTTCGAGCGGATGGGTTTCACCGCGATCGCGCGCCATCGCCACAAGGACGTGACGGTCTACCGTCAGGGCGACATCAACTTCATCATCAACGCCGAGCCGGATTCGTTCGCGCAGCGCTTCGCGCGCCTGCACGGCCCGTCGATCTGCGCGATCGCGTTCCGCGTGCAGGACGCCGCGAAAGCGTACCGGCACGCGCTCGAACTCGGCGCGTGGGGCTTCGACAACAAGACGGGTCCGATGGAGCTGAACATTCCGGCAATCAAGGGCATCGGCGATTCGCTGATCTATTTCGTCGACCGCTGGCGCGGCAAGAACGGCGCGCAGCCGGGCGCGATCGGCGACATCAGCATCTATGACGTCGACTTCGAGCCGATTCCCGGTGCCAACCCGAACCCGGTCGGCCACGGCCTCACTTATATCGACCACCTGACGCACAACGTGCATCGCGGCCGCATGCAGGAATGGGCGGAATTCTACGAACGCCTGTTCAACTTCCGCGAAGTGCGTTACTTCGACATCGAAGGCAAGGTCACCGGCGTGAAGTCGAAGGCGATGACGTCGCCGTGCGGCAAGATCCGGATCCCGATCAACGAGGAAGGCTCGGACACGGCCGGCCAGATCCAGGAATATTTGGACGCGTACCACGGCGAAGGCATCCAGCACATCGCGCTCGGCACGAACGACATCTACGGCGCCGTCGACGGGCTGCGCGGCAAGGGCGTGAAGCTGCTCGACACGATCGATACGTATTACGAGCTGGTCGATCGTCGCGTGCCGAACCACGGCGAATCGCTGGACGAACTGAAGAAGCGCAAGATCCTGATCGACGGCGCGCGCGACGACCTGCTGCTGCAGATCTTCACCGAGAACCAGATCGGCCCGATCTTCTTCGAGATCATCCAGCGCAAGGGCAATCAGGGCTTCGGCGAAGGCAACTTCAAGGCGTTGTTCGAATCGATCGAGCTCGATCAGATCCGTCGCGGCGTGGTGCAGGACAAAGCCTGA
- a CDS encoding Lrp/AsnC family transcriptional regulator, which produces MALVELDAIDRRILAILQENGRLSNQELAERVNLSPSPCLRRIRRLEEIGVITGYVALLDPQKLGLDLLAYVSVRLEKRGGLAPARGDETSARAGATHAELFRAAVQTWPEVVACHAMTGDMDYLLRVQVEDMAHFSRFVQEHLLHHPSVIDVKTSFSLECFKETTALPIRSVR; this is translated from the coding sequence ATGGCGCTCGTCGAATTGGACGCCATCGATCGGCGGATTCTCGCGATCCTTCAGGAAAACGGCCGCCTGTCGAATCAGGAGCTCGCCGAGCGCGTGAACCTGTCGCCGAGCCCGTGCCTGCGGCGAATCCGGCGGCTCGAGGAGATCGGGGTGATCACCGGCTACGTCGCGCTGCTCGACCCGCAGAAGCTCGGGCTCGACCTGCTCGCGTACGTCAGCGTGCGGCTCGAGAAGCGCGGCGGCCTGGCGCCGGCCCGCGGCGACGAGACGTCGGCGCGCGCGGGCGCGACCCACGCGGAGCTGTTCCGCGCGGCGGTGCAGACCTGGCCGGAGGTGGTGGCGTGCCATGCGATGACGGGCGACATGGATTACCTGCTGCGGGTGCAGGTCGAGGACATGGCGCATTTCTCCCGCTTCGTGCAGGAGCATCTGCTGCACCATCCGTCGGTGATCGACGTGAAGACGAGCTTCTCGCTCGAATGCTTCAAGGAGACGACCGCGTTGCCGATCCGGTCGGTGCGCTAG
- a CDS encoding GNAT family N-acetyltransferase has translation MNTQSDRRADAVGNAGTAPVLVRELASKDRERMLTHFLSLDEEDRLLRFGQMVPDHVIENYVRTIDFGRDTVFGVFDHALELIGVGHLAYLPADGDKRTAEFGVSVLERARGCGVGSKLFERAAIRSRNTHVTMLYMHCLSRNATMMHIAKKSGMRIEYAYGEADAYLSLPPADHSTILAEMLQEQAAVFDYALKRQAHRTSKFIESMMPAALTA, from the coding sequence ATGAACACGCAATCCGACCGCCGTGCCGATGCTGTCGGCAACGCCGGGACTGCGCCGGTTCTCGTCAGGGAACTGGCTTCCAAAGACCGTGAGCGCATGCTCACTCACTTTCTCTCGCTCGACGAAGAGGACCGCCTGCTGCGCTTCGGCCAGATGGTGCCCGACCACGTGATCGAGAACTATGTCCGTACGATCGATTTCGGTCGCGATACCGTATTCGGCGTGTTCGACCATGCGCTCGAACTGATCGGCGTCGGCCATCTGGCGTACTTGCCGGCCGACGGCGACAAGCGCACGGCCGAATTCGGCGTGTCGGTGCTGGAACGCGCGCGCGGTTGCGGCGTCGGCTCGAAGCTGTTCGAGCGCGCGGCGATCCGCAGCCGCAATACCCACGTGACGATGCTGTACATGCATTGCCTGTCGCGCAACGCGACGATGATGCACATCGCGAAGAAATCGGGGATGCGGATCGAATATGCCTACGGCGAAGCCGATGCATATCTGTCGCTGCCGCCGGCCGACCACTCGACGATCCTCGCCGAGATGCTGCAGGAGCAGGCCGCGGTGTTCGACTATGCGCTGAAGCGCCAGGCGCACCGCACGTCGAAGTTCATCGAATCGATGATGCCCGCCGCGCTGACGGCGTAA
- a CDS encoding TetR/AcrR family transcriptional regulator, with protein sequence MARTRAPDHESQREQILDLAAEKFAQTSYPSTSMSDLATASGTSKARLYHYYESKEAILFDLLDRYTKRLMLIIAEVEGASQRRGLSERDAFAELVRAFLAEYETSHSRHVALLNDVKYLEDAQREIVLDRQRDIVAAFARQLARAYPDRISKENQTSVTMMVFGMINWTFTWLKPGGRLRYRDFAEQVIDLMERGLSGTA encoded by the coding sequence ATGGCCCGTACCCGAGCGCCCGACCACGAATCCCAGCGCGAGCAGATCCTCGATCTCGCCGCCGAGAAGTTTGCGCAGACGAGCTATCCGAGCACGTCGATGTCCGATCTGGCGACCGCGAGCGGCACGTCGAAGGCCCGCCTCTATCACTACTACGAGAGCAAGGAAGCGATCCTGTTCGACCTGCTCGACCGCTACACGAAGCGGCTGATGCTGATCATCGCCGAGGTCGAAGGCGCGAGCCAGCGGCGCGGGCTCAGCGAGCGCGACGCATTCGCCGAGCTCGTGCGCGCGTTCCTCGCCGAGTATGAGACGTCGCACAGCCGCCACGTGGCGCTGCTCAACGACGTCAAGTATCTGGAGGACGCACAGCGCGAGATCGTGCTCGATCGCCAGCGCGATATCGTCGCGGCGTTCGCGCGCCAGCTCGCACGCGCCTATCCCGACCGGATCTCGAAGGAAAACCAGACGTCGGTCACGATGATGGTGTTCGGGATGATCAACTGGACCTTCACGTGGCTGAAGCCCGGCGGCCGCCTGCGCTACCGCGACTTCGCCGAACAGGTGATCGACCTGATGGAGCGCGGGCTGTCCGGCACGGCATGA